From a single Variovorax paradoxus genomic region:
- a CDS encoding flavin-containing monooxygenase yields the protein MSVEKINTLVVGAGQAGIAMSEHLSLVGVPHVVLERKRIAERWRSERWDSLVANGPAWHDRFPGLKFEGVSPEAFPPKERMAQYFEDYAAMLKAPVRTGVDVKQVERNVGRPGFKVTTSEGVIEATNVVAATGPFQIPAYPKIVPETDSIQQLHSSVYKNPGQLREGAVLVVGAGASGSQIAEELRKAGKTVYLSVGEHYRPPRSYRGRDYCWWLGALGLWDEVKIKPKKQHVAFAVSGYEGGKTVDFRRLAHMGVTLVGLTKTYKDGVIEFEEGLARNVAEGDQAYFDVLREADAYIEQNGLPFAPEPEAWELLPDPDCLKEPIMSLDLAKAGITTILWATGFTFDYSWLKVNAFDEKGAPFHKRGISAESGIYFLGLPNLVNRASSFIYGVWHDAKYIADHIAVQDAYMSYGKT from the coding sequence ATGTCAGTGGAAAAAATCAATACCTTGGTGGTCGGCGCGGGTCAGGCCGGCATCGCCATGAGCGAGCATCTTTCGCTCGTGGGTGTGCCGCATGTGGTGCTGGAGCGCAAGCGGATCGCGGAACGTTGGCGCTCGGAGCGTTGGGATTCCCTGGTCGCAAATGGCCCCGCCTGGCATGACCGTTTTCCAGGGTTGAAGTTCGAAGGAGTTTCGCCGGAGGCATTTCCACCGAAAGAGCGCATGGCGCAGTATTTCGAGGACTACGCCGCCATGCTGAAGGCGCCCGTACGCACCGGTGTCGACGTCAAGCAGGTGGAGCGCAACGTGGGTCGCCCGGGCTTCAAGGTCACGACCTCCGAGGGGGTCATCGAAGCGACCAACGTCGTTGCGGCCACCGGTCCCTTCCAGATTCCGGCCTATCCGAAGATCGTTCCCGAAACCGACAGCATCCAGCAGCTGCATTCCTCGGTGTACAAGAACCCGGGTCAGTTGCGGGAAGGCGCCGTGCTGGTCGTGGGGGCGGGTGCCTCCGGCTCGCAGATCGCCGAGGAGTTGCGCAAGGCGGGCAAGACGGTCTATCTCTCGGTGGGAGAGCACTACCGCCCGCCGCGTTCCTACCGCGGCCGCGACTACTGCTGGTGGCTGGGTGCCCTGGGCCTGTGGGACGAGGTCAAGATCAAGCCCAAGAAGCAGCACGTCGCGTTCGCCGTCAGTGGCTACGAGGGGGGCAAGACGGTCGATTTCCGTCGCCTTGCGCACATGGGCGTGACGCTGGTCGGCCTGACCAAGACCTACAAGGACGGTGTCATCGAGTTCGAAGAAGGCCTGGCCAGGAATGTTGCGGAAGGCGACCAGGCGTACTTCGACGTGCTGCGCGAAGCGGATGCCTACATTGAGCAGAACGGCTTGCCCTTTGCGCCGGAGCCCGAAGCCTGGGAACTGCTGCCGGACCCGGACTGCCTCAAGGAGCCGATCATGAGCCTGGATCTCGCCAAGGCCGGCATCACGACGATTCTCTGGGCCACCGGATTCACCTTCGACTACAGCTGGCTGAAGGTCAATGCCTTCGATGAAAAGGGCGCGCCGTTTCACAAGCGGGGCATTTCCGCCGAGAGCGGCATCTACTTCCTGGGACTGCCGAACCTGGTCAACCGCGCTTCGTCCTTCATCTACGGCGTGTGGCACGACGCGAAATACATCGCCGACCATATCGCGGTCCAGGACGCGTACATGTCGTACGGCAAGACCTGA